The Henckelia pumila isolate YLH828 chromosome 2, ASM3356847v2, whole genome shotgun sequence genome includes a window with the following:
- the LOC140880746 gene encoding general transcription factor IIH subunit 2 isoform X1 — protein sequence MSYNETNGEDIRINREEDDDDEEGDGRGLDAWERTYADERSWESLQEDESGLLRPIDNKTLQHAQYRRRLRTATSIRIQKGLIRYLYIVLDLSRAASEMDYKPSRMVVVARQVEAFIREFFDQNPLSQLGLVTLKDGVAHSLTDLGGSPESHIKVLMGKLECSGDASLQNGLDLVHNLLNQIPTYGHREVLILYSALSTCDPGDVMEAIQKCKSSKIRCSVIGLSAELYICKCLCQETGGSYYVGLDEPHLKELILEHAPPPPAIAEFAIPNLIKMGFPQRAAEGVISICSCHKEAKSGGGYICPRCRARICELPSECRICGLTLVSSPHLARSYHHLFPITPFDDVPPLVSNNPRKLPKNCFGCQQSLLNPGNLPAPCVSCPKCKQHFCLDCDIYIHESLHNCPGCEGFPNSKSIDSMEG from the exons ATGTCGTACAATGAAACTAATGGTGAAGATATACGAATTAACAGAGAAGAGGACGACGATGATGAAGAAGGAGATGGTAGGGGCCTTGACGCATGGGAAAGGACTTATGCAGATGAGAGATCTTGGGAGTCTCTTCAAGAGGATGAATCTGGCCTTCTCCGCCCTATTGACAACAAAACCCTTCAACATGCTCAATATCGTCGACGGCTTCGCACGGCAACATCTATACGAATTCAGAAAGGCCTGATTCGTTATTTGTACATTGTCCTTGATCTATCTCGA GCCGCGTCAGAGATGGATTACAAACCGAGTCGAATGGTTGTGGTTGCTCGACAAGTGGAGGCTTTCATCAGGGAGTTCTTCGACCAAAATCCTTTAAGTCAACTTGGTTTAGTGACATTAAAAGATGGAGTTGCGCATAGTCTTACAGATCTTGGTGGAAGTCCTGAGTCCCATATCAAAGTGTTGATGGGTAAGTTGGAATGCTCAGGCGACGCGTCGCTCCAAAATGGTCTTGATCTTGTACACAACCTCTTGAATCAAATCCCAACCTACGGTCACCGTGAAGTTCTTATTTTGTATTCTGCTCTTAGTACTTGTGATCCGGGTGATGTAATGGAAGCCATCCAGAAGTGCAAGAGTTCTAAAATCAGGTGCTCAGTTATTGGTCTCTCTGCTGAGCTTTACATATGCAAATGTCTCTGCCAAGAAACTGGTGGATCATATTATGTTGGCCTAGATGAG CCTCATTTAAAAGAGTTAATCCTTGAGCATGCGCCGCCGCCCCCAGCTATAGCAGAATTTGCTATTCCAAATCTGATCAAGATGGGTTTTCCCCAAAGAGCTGCAGAAGGTGTGATCTCAATATGTTCTTGTCATAAAGAGGCTAAGAGTGGTGGGGGATATATTTGCCCAAGATGCAGAGCACGCATCTGTGAACTTCCCAGTGAATGTCGAATATGTGGACTGACACTCGTTTCCTCACCCCATTTGGCAAGATCTTACCACCACCTCTTTCCTATCACACCATTTGATGATGTACCACCACTGGTGTCAAACAATCCACGCAAACTGCCGAAAAATTGTTTTGGTTGCCAGCAATCTCTCCTGAATCCTG GAAACCTCCCAGCCCCTTGCGTTTCTTGTCCAAAATGCAAGCAACATTTTTGCCTCGACTGTGATATTTACATTCACGAGAGCCTGCACAATTGTCCGGGTTGTGAGGGCTTCCCGAATTCCAAATCCATCGATTCTATGGAAGGATGA
- the LOC140880746 gene encoding general transcription factor IIH subunit 2 isoform X2, giving the protein MSYNETNGEDIRINREEDDDDEEGDGRGLDAWERTYADERSWESLQEDESGLLRPIDNKTLQHAQYRRRLRTATSIRIQKGLIRYLYIVLDLSRAASEMDYKPSRMVVVARQVEAFIREFFDQNPLSQLGLVTLKDGVAHSLTDLGGSPESHIKVLMGKLECSGDASLQNGLDLVHNLLNQIPTYGHREVLILYSALSTCDPGDVMEAIQKCKSSKIRCSVIGLSAELYICKCLCQETGGSYYVGLDEPHLKELILEHAPPPPAIAEFAIPNLIKMGFPQRAAEGVISICSCHKEAKSGGGYICPRCRARICELPSECRICGLTLVSSPHLARSYHHLFPITPFDDVPPLVSNNPRKLPKNCFGCQQSLLNPDNVHF; this is encoded by the exons ATGTCGTACAATGAAACTAATGGTGAAGATATACGAATTAACAGAGAAGAGGACGACGATGATGAAGAAGGAGATGGTAGGGGCCTTGACGCATGGGAAAGGACTTATGCAGATGAGAGATCTTGGGAGTCTCTTCAAGAGGATGAATCTGGCCTTCTCCGCCCTATTGACAACAAAACCCTTCAACATGCTCAATATCGTCGACGGCTTCGCACGGCAACATCTATACGAATTCAGAAAGGCCTGATTCGTTATTTGTACATTGTCCTTGATCTATCTCGA GCCGCGTCAGAGATGGATTACAAACCGAGTCGAATGGTTGTGGTTGCTCGACAAGTGGAGGCTTTCATCAGGGAGTTCTTCGACCAAAATCCTTTAAGTCAACTTGGTTTAGTGACATTAAAAGATGGAGTTGCGCATAGTCTTACAGATCTTGGTGGAAGTCCTGAGTCCCATATCAAAGTGTTGATGGGTAAGTTGGAATGCTCAGGCGACGCGTCGCTCCAAAATGGTCTTGATCTTGTACACAACCTCTTGAATCAAATCCCAACCTACGGTCACCGTGAAGTTCTTATTTTGTATTCTGCTCTTAGTACTTGTGATCCGGGTGATGTAATGGAAGCCATCCAGAAGTGCAAGAGTTCTAAAATCAGGTGCTCAGTTATTGGTCTCTCTGCTGAGCTTTACATATGCAAATGTCTCTGCCAAGAAACTGGTGGATCATATTATGTTGGCCTAGATGAG CCTCATTTAAAAGAGTTAATCCTTGAGCATGCGCCGCCGCCCCCAGCTATAGCAGAATTTGCTATTCCAAATCTGATCAAGATGGGTTTTCCCCAAAGAGCTGCAGAAGGTGTGATCTCAATATGTTCTTGTCATAAAGAGGCTAAGAGTGGTGGGGGATATATTTGCCCAAGATGCAGAGCACGCATCTGTGAACTTCCCAGTGAATGTCGAATATGTGGACTGACACTCGTTTCCTCACCCCATTTGGCAAGATCTTACCACCACCTCTTTCCTATCACACCATTTGATGATGTACCACCACTGGTGTCAAACAATCCACGCAAACTGCCGAAAAATTGTTTTGGTTGCCAGCAATCTCTCCTGAATCCTG ATAATGTACATTTCTGA